The Geotoga petraea DNA window TATTTATATCAAAATAATTTTGGCCATTCATATCAGCAGAATAAACCCATATATTATTATCTTTTAATCTATCTATAGTCCTCGATAAATTAGTAACTTGGACAATAGGTAATTTAAATATTTGCCCCGAAGAGACCTTAATAACCGTAGAAGTCACTCCACAAGAATTATCTTTGGGGATTATTATAGCATCAACCCCACTCGCAACCGCTGACCTAACAATAGCACCAAAATTATGGGGATCTTGTACTTGATCCAATATGACAAAAAATGGCTCTTCCTTTTCATAAAGAATAGATTCTTCAGAATAGTTGAATTCTTTACCAATGTCTACCACAACACCCTGATTCTTAGAAGTATCAGATAAATTTTTTAATTTTTTTGAATCAACCAATTGGCAGTTGTATCCCTTAATTAAAGATTCTTCGTATAAATCTTTTAAACTTTTATCTACATTTTTGCTATCTGAAAAATATATTTTTTTTACTTTATAATTATTCTCTAAAATTTCTTTTAAGACATTTCTTCCTTGAACATACATTTATCAATCACCTCAAAAATTTCGTTTAAACGATCAAATTCCTTAGCTAAATAAAGATAGCCTATTAA harbors:
- the rlmB gene encoding 23S rRNA (guanosine(2251)-2'-O)-methyltransferase RlmB, coding for MYVQGRNVLKEILENNYKVKKIYFSDSKNVDKSLKDLYEESLIKGYNCQLVDSKKLKNLSDTSKNQGVVVDIGKEFNYSEESILYEKEEPFFVILDQVQDPHNFGAIVRSAVASGVDAIIIPKDNSCGVTSTVIKVSSGQIFKLPIVQVTNLSRTIDRLKDNNIWVYSADMNGQNYFDINMQGGFCLVMGNEGSGVRKNIKDHSDGIVSIPMLNNVESLNVSVSAGVIMFEALKQRRLK